In Plasmodium cynomolgi strain B DNA, scaffold: 0899, whole genome shotgun sequence, the genomic stretch CTTTCCACCCTTCATTTGTGTCAGAATAATAACAACGACACGGCTCCAATTTTTGATCCTTCGAAACAACATCAGACACTAAATCAAAAAGTTTACCATAAACATGTCTGTTATTTAAGTTCTTCCcctcataatattttttgcttacctGATCATGGAATCAGTGTCTAAAGTAGTGACAATCACCTTTAAGTTTATTTTCCTGTTCAGGGGATAAATCTTTTAAAAGCTTTGATACTTTATTGCAAAAAGATCTACCCATTCATTGctattttctaaattattGCAGAAAGTAATTCCATCATTCAAAACTTTTACACTGTCcaattctttatattttttatatgaaggCAAATCTAATAATTTTCCCTCCTATTAA encodes the following:
- a CDS encoding hypothetical protein (putative); amino-acid sequence: MGRSFCNKVSKLLKDLSPEQENKLKGDCHYFRH